A region of Roseofilum capinflatum BLCC-M114 DNA encodes the following proteins:
- a CDS encoding PAS domain S-box protein translates to MWVKTQILRPQFLGGVSSLLLILGLALPVQCLPVEASGNRPRVQSQVQCHLYFAIGSVGILLISTNLLLWYAYARQQGQKLRAQEELLKLTIRHSPGAIALFDRQMRYIYVSEQWLKLYNIPEAHIIGKSHYEVFPDIPQRWKDIHQQCLAGQIKECAEDPFYRADGSLDWVNWQIHPWYTPTQAIGGIIMFTQVLTGYKKTTEQLRQVEARWQTLVNSTSDGIMIVNPQGKILFANPAAAKIIHKPLSELIYYPFGLPMVVDHTAEIEITHGGEVLGVSEISLAPVQWDGMEALVVSLRDISERRQAQLSLWEREERLQAIFDQAAVGIALSVPSGQLVQVNQRFCELLGYTEDELLSMTFRQVTHQEDLEIEESYLQELLNGLRQSYSLEKRYLRKDGQVQWVYLAVSVVRDLMGEPTQLIGVVSNINERKQMEVALQQATQEREKEIKRQLQQQAETERAVDMVVDKTRAFLDVETIFTTVTYEARHLLKCDRVVVYRFNSDWSGQFVAESLGPNQRSLVKVSHSNQELTEQLSECFFKFQDVPESLPESYVANDIFSLGFPSCYLRFFQRHQIRSYLIAPILQGNQLWGLLAAYQTAAPRMWKPWEIKAMVRLGKQVGIALKQAQSVQEIEQKSQQIIQALKAKAQMKQAKDAADAANQAKSEFLANMSHELRTPLNAILGFTQLLSRSPLEIEHQESLSIIKNSAHHLLSLINDILDLSKIESGELFVNCSDFDLYKMLSKTQDMFSLKAYKKGLDFQIVWEKDVPQWVNADEGRLRQILINLLSNSIKFTSQGKVTLKVGKKNNNKLYFEVEDTGPGIPVEEQQRIFEPFVQASLGRQSGEGTGLGLSITQKFVQLMGGQINFTCPTAGGSCFWFYIPFEEADPMQVPRSNGPLPVIDLAPGQPSYRILVAEDVWENRRLLVKVLSSVGFQVREARNGQEAIEVWESWQPHLIWMDMQMPVMDGYAATQFIRQSLRGQATTIIGLTGHPLTEPRCDRSCECDDWMMKPFQENEIFETMAKYLAVRYVYGTVEGLHPTVDAHPTLSHTLVEETNLEGLSENWVIQLYHCAAGADAEGIYQLLEQLPADHETLKQAIASLVDQFCFDRIMKIAQCNFNHE, encoded by the coding sequence TTGTGGGTCAAGACTCAAATCTTACGCCCCCAATTCCTGGGGGGGGTTTCCAGTCTATTGCTGATCCTCGGATTAGCGCTTCCGGTGCAGTGCTTACCCGTTGAAGCCTCTGGGAATCGTCCCAGGGTTCAATCCCAAGTCCAGTGTCATCTTTATTTTGCGATCGGTAGCGTCGGTATTCTGCTGATCAGTACCAATCTGTTGCTATGGTACGCTTATGCGCGGCAGCAAGGGCAGAAGTTGAGGGCCCAGGAGGAGCTATTAAAGTTAACCATCCGACATTCTCCAGGAGCGATCGCCCTTTTCGATCGCCAGATGCGCTACATCTACGTCTCCGAGCAGTGGCTAAAGCTTTATAATATACCAGAAGCCCACATCATCGGCAAGTCTCACTACGAAGTCTTTCCAGACATTCCCCAACGCTGGAAAGACATTCATCAACAGTGTCTCGCCGGCCAGATTAAAGAGTGTGCAGAAGACCCCTTTTATCGCGCGGATGGTTCCCTAGATTGGGTCAATTGGCAAATTCATCCCTGGTATACCCCGACCCAGGCGATCGGTGGTATCATCATGTTTACTCAAGTGCTGACAGGCTATAAAAAGACTACCGAACAACTGCGCCAAGTGGAAGCCCGATGGCAAACCCTCGTCAATAGTACCTCTGACGGGATCATGATTGTTAACCCACAAGGCAAGATCCTATTTGCCAATCCAGCCGCCGCCAAGATTATCCATAAACCCCTGTCTGAATTAATCTATTATCCTTTTGGCTTACCCATGGTCGTTGACCATACCGCCGAGATTGAAATTACCCATGGAGGAGAAGTTTTAGGAGTCAGTGAAATTAGTCTGGCTCCAGTGCAATGGGATGGAATGGAGGCCTTAGTCGTCTCTTTGCGAGATATTAGCGAACGACGACAAGCCCAATTGAGTTTATGGGAGCGAGAAGAACGATTACAAGCCATTTTCGATCAAGCAGCCGTCGGGATTGCCTTAAGTGTTCCTTCGGGACAATTGGTACAGGTCAATCAACGCTTTTGTGAGCTACTCGGATATACTGAGGACGAGTTACTCTCCATGACCTTTCGCCAAGTCACCCATCAAGAGGATCTGGAGATAGAAGAATCTTATCTGCAAGAGTTATTAAATGGCCTTCGTCAAAGCTATAGCTTAGAAAAGCGCTATCTACGCAAAGATGGTCAAGTACAATGGGTCTATTTAGCTGTTTCAGTGGTACGAGACTTAATGGGAGAACCGACTCAATTGATTGGGGTAGTCTCCAATATTAATGAGCGTAAGCAGATGGAAGTCGCCCTGCAACAGGCAACCCAAGAGAGAGAAAAAGAAATTAAACGGCAATTGCAACAACAAGCAGAGACAGAACGGGCCGTGGATATGGTAGTCGATAAAACTAGAGCATTTTTGGATGTCGAGACCATTTTTACCACGGTAACCTATGAGGCCAGGCACTTACTCAAGTGCGATCGGGTGGTCGTCTATCGTTTTAATTCCGATTGGAGCGGTCAATTTGTAGCTGAGTCATTAGGCCCCAATCAACGGTCTCTCGTTAAAGTCTCCCATTCCAATCAAGAGTTAACCGAACAACTGAGTGAATGTTTTTTTAAGTTTCAGGATGTCCCCGAAAGTTTACCCGAAAGTTATGTCGCTAATGATATTTTTTCCCTAGGGTTTCCTAGCTGCTATTTGAGATTCTTTCAGCGCCATCAAATTCGCTCTTACTTAATTGCTCCCATTTTACAAGGCAATCAACTTTGGGGATTGTTAGCGGCTTATCAAACGGCAGCCCCTCGGATGTGGAAGCCCTGGGAAATTAAGGCTATGGTGCGTTTAGGCAAACAAGTGGGGATTGCTCTCAAGCAAGCTCAATCCGTTCAGGAAATTGAGCAGAAATCCCAACAAATTATTCAAGCCTTAAAAGCGAAAGCTCAGATGAAACAAGCCAAAGATGCGGCAGATGCAGCAAATCAGGCTAAAAGTGAGTTTTTAGCCAACATGAGCCATGAATTACGCACTCCCCTTAATGCAATTTTAGGCTTTACTCAACTCCTGTCCCGCTCACCTCTAGAGATCGAACACCAAGAATCATTAAGCATTATAAAAAATTCTGCCCATCATCTCTTATCATTAATTAACGATATCCTAGATTTATCTAAAATAGAATCGGGTGAATTATTTGTGAATTGTTCTGATTTTGATTTGTATAAAATGCTTTCAAAAACTCAGGATATGTTTAGCTTAAAAGCCTATAAAAAAGGCCTTGATTTTCAAATTGTTTGGGAAAAAGATGTGCCTCAATGGGTCAATGCAGATGAGGGGAGGTTGCGTCAAATTTTAATTAATCTCTTAAGTAATTCCATTAAATTTACCTCCCAGGGTAAAGTTACCTTAAAAGTTGGCAAAAAAAATAACAATAAATTGTATTTTGAGGTAGAAGATACAGGGCCAGGTATCCCCGTTGAAGAGCAACAACGGATTTTTGAGCCATTTGTACAGGCAAGTTTAGGTCGTCAGTCAGGAGAAGGAACCGGTTTAGGATTGTCAATTACTCAAAAATTCGTGCAGTTGATGGGGGGGCAAATTAATTTCACTTGTCCGACTGCGGGCGGAAGTTGCTTTTGGTTTTATATACCGTTTGAGGAAGCCGATCCGATGCAAGTTCCCCGATCAAATGGGCCTTTACCGGTCATTGATCTAGCTCCCGGTCAACCTAGCTATCGCATTCTGGTTGCTGAGGATGTATGGGAAAATCGGCGGCTCTTAGTGAAGGTACTGAGTTCTGTGGGTTTTCAGGTGCGCGAAGCGCGTAACGGTCAAGAAGCCATTGAAGTGTGGGAGTCTTGGCAGCCTCATTTAATTTGGATGGATATGCAAATGCCAGTGATGGATGGATATGCAGCCACCCAGTTTATTCGTCAGTCTTTGCGGGGGCAAGCAACTACAATTATTGGTTTAACCGGCCATCCCTTAACGGAGCCAAGATGCGATCGCTCCTGTGAATGTGATGATTGGATGATGAAACCATTCCAAGAGAACGAAATTTTTGAGACAATGGCCAAGTATCTTGCCGTTCGATATGTTTATGGGACAGTGGAGGGCTTGCATCCAACTGTGGATGCTCACCCAACTTTATCCCATACTCTGGTGGAGGAGACTAACCTTGAGGGACTTTCTGAAAATTGGGTGATTCAACTTTATCATTGTGCTGCGGGAGCTGATGCAGAGGGGATTTATCAACTTTTGGAGCAATTGCCCGCAGACCATGAAACTCTCAAGCAGGCGATCGCGAGTTTAGTCGATCAATTTTGTTTCGATCGAATTATGAAAATAGCTCAGTGTAACTTTAACCATGAATAA
- a CDS encoding ATP-binding protein has product MAVLHHQNSWDLSAKLPLKLLLIVPFVFQIVLVVGLTGWFSVRYGKKAVNEVATQLRSEVTHRIDQKLSEYLTLPHQVNYMTLDALELGYLQIENFPQLQQHFLKQLQRFDRIDSVFFGSEQNEFIGIAHGRDNRLQLMRAGKATGGSIQFHLLNQQDRPIELINETPNFPIRDRPWYKVAVQSQQEVWGPIFTYHAYPRMAIPASVAIRDDAGNLIGVLGNNFFLTQISEFLATLKIGRSGQTFIIERSGQLVASSTLPQPFVIKNGVAQRIDAINCEDPIIQATTAHLLEALGSFDRIEESQQLDFYLQKQRQFVQLMPYQDDYGLDWLIVVVVPEADFMGQIEANTRNTIALCAIALMVAIAIGILTAHWITRPILSLAAASEAIMLGITDQNPQGQLSPGNPPLKITRIREIEQLSHSFNQMAQQLQDSFNSLEQRVQERTLELEQAKQAAEQANQTKSQFLANMSHELRTPLNAIIGFTQLMLRHCSHNPQQQEHLNIIHRASEYLLGLINEVLEMSKIEAGHLQLNANDFDLKHLLETVQELFALKAQVKGITLQVQLDPALPTYIRSDEGKLRQILVNLLSNAIKFTSEGTVILRVEAGTSPHQFHFEVEDTGIGIEPEELSSLFIPFVQTQSGRSSQQGTGLGLTVTHQFIGLMGGQIKAISRGYQFTPVSAQSDDLLQPVALADSPIGTRFEFEITVEPAENLSFQPVITQRVIGLVPGQPTYRILVVDDRWSNRQLLLQLLGPLGFDVQDAENGQQAIEIWENWQPHLIWMDMRMPVMDGYTATEYIKQHIHGQATVIIALTASVFEEEKALVLSSGCDDFVRKPFRESVILEKMNHYLGVDYIYETLEESPAVSGEPAESYPVQLALMPHEWIEQLEYFATGADGEQILHLLEALSEEQMQLRETLTGWVNQFQFEQLVEVSQAALKLNHQVSRT; this is encoded by the coding sequence ATGGCTGTTTTACATCATCAAAATAGTTGGGATCTGAGTGCCAAGCTCCCCTTAAAACTGTTGCTGATTGTCCCGTTTGTTTTCCAAATTGTCCTAGTTGTCGGTTTAACGGGATGGTTTTCCGTGCGCTATGGCAAAAAGGCAGTCAATGAAGTGGCAACCCAATTGCGCTCTGAAGTCACTCACCGGATCGATCAAAAACTCTCAGAATATCTGACCCTTCCCCATCAAGTCAATTATATGACCCTAGATGCTCTAGAACTCGGATATTTGCAGATCGAAAATTTTCCCCAATTACAACAACATTTTCTCAAACAGCTCCAACGCTTCGATCGAATTGATTCCGTGTTTTTTGGCAGCGAACAAAATGAGTTTATTGGCATTGCCCATGGGAGAGACAATCGACTGCAACTCATGAGAGCTGGAAAAGCAACAGGAGGCAGCATTCAATTTCATTTGCTCAATCAGCAAGATCGTCCCATTGAACTGATCAACGAAACCCCTAATTTTCCCATTCGCGATCGCCCCTGGTACAAAGTCGCAGTCCAAAGCCAACAAGAAGTATGGGGGCCCATCTTTACCTACCATGCCTATCCTCGCATGGCCATCCCTGCCAGTGTGGCCATTCGTGACGATGCGGGTAACCTGATTGGAGTCTTAGGCAATAACTTTTTTCTCACCCAAATTAGTGAATTTCTGGCCACCCTAAAAATTGGGCGATCGGGGCAAACCTTTATCATAGAGCGCTCCGGACAATTAGTCGCCAGTTCCACCTTGCCCCAACCCTTTGTGATTAAAAACGGGGTCGCCCAACGCATTGATGCCATCAACTGTGAAGATCCGATCATTCAAGCAACCACCGCTCACTTATTAGAGGCTCTGGGATCGTTCGATCGCATCGAAGAGTCTCAACAACTCGACTTTTATCTCCAGAAACAACGGCAATTTGTGCAACTGATGCCCTATCAAGATGACTATGGTCTCGATTGGTTAATCGTGGTCGTAGTTCCAGAAGCCGACTTTATGGGACAAATAGAAGCCAATACCCGCAACACCATAGCATTATGTGCGATCGCCTTAATGGTGGCGATCGCGATCGGGATTCTCACAGCCCATTGGATTACCCGCCCCATCTTAAGCCTAGCCGCAGCCAGCGAAGCCATCATGCTGGGCATCACAGACCAGAACCCCCAAGGGCAACTCTCCCCTGGAAATCCCCCCCTAAAAATCACCAGGATTCGAGAAATAGAACAACTCTCCCACTCCTTTAACCAAATGGCTCAACAGCTTCAAGACTCCTTCAACAGCTTAGAACAACGAGTACAAGAGCGCACCCTAGAACTCGAACAAGCCAAACAAGCAGCCGAACAAGCCAATCAAACCAAAAGCCAATTCCTAGCCAACATGAGTCATGAACTCAGAACGCCCCTCAATGCCATCATCGGCTTTACCCAACTGATGTTGCGCCATTGCAGTCATAACCCGCAACAACAAGAGCATCTGAACATCATTCATCGAGCCAGCGAATACCTGCTCGGACTGATTAACGAAGTCCTAGAAATGTCCAAAATAGAAGCCGGACATCTGCAACTCAACGCCAACGACTTTGACCTCAAACATCTACTCGAAACCGTACAAGAACTATTTGCCCTCAAAGCCCAAGTCAAAGGCATCACCCTACAAGTCCAACTCGATCCCGCTCTACCCACCTATATCCGCAGCGATGAAGGTAAACTGCGCCAAATCCTCGTGAACCTCCTGAGCAATGCCATTAAATTCACCTCTGAAGGGACAGTAATTTTACGAGTTGAAGCGGGAACATCTCCCCATCAATTCCACTTTGAAGTCGAAGATACCGGTATCGGCATTGAACCAGAAGAACTCTCTAGTCTCTTTATCCCCTTTGTCCAAACCCAGTCCGGGCGCAGTTCCCAACAGGGAACCGGATTAGGTCTGACCGTCACCCATCAGTTTATCGGATTGATGGGGGGACAGATCAAAGCGATCAGTCGCGGGTATCAATTCACTCCCGTTTCTGCCCAATCCGACGATCTACTCCAACCGGTTGCCCTTGCCGACTCACCCATCGGAACCCGATTTGAATTTGAGATTACCGTAGAACCAGCAGAAAATCTCAGCTTTCAGCCTGTCATCACTCAGAGGGTTATAGGCTTAGTTCCCGGTCAACCCACCTATCGTATTCTTGTCGTTGACGATCGCTGGAGCAATCGGCAACTATTATTACAACTGCTCGGCCCTTTAGGATTTGATGTGCAAGACGCTGAAAATGGACAACAAGCCATTGAAATCTGGGAAAATTGGCAACCCCACTTAATTTGGATGGACATGCGAATGCCTGTTATGGATGGTTATACCGCCACCGAGTACATTAAACAACATATTCACGGCCAAGCCACCGTCATTATTGCCCTGACGGCCAGCGTCTTCGAGGAAGAAAAAGCCCTCGTCTTATCCTCTGGATGTGATGACTTTGTGCGTAAACCCTTCCGAGAATCAGTCATTTTAGAGAAAATGAACCATTATCTTGGAGTGGATTATATTTATGAAACCCTAGAAGAATCTCCGGCGGTTTCTGGAGAACCAGCCGAAAGTTATCCCGTGCAGTTAGCCCTCATGCCCCATGAATGGATTGAACAATTGGAGTATTTTGCCACAGGAGCCGATGGCGAGCAAATTTTGCACTTGCTGGAGGCTCTCTCTGAGGAACAGATGCAGTTACGTGAAACCCTGACCGGTTGGGTGAATCAATTTCAGTTTGAACAATTGGTCGAGGTCTCTCAAGCCGCTTTGAAGCTTAATCATCAAGTGTCAAGAACTTAG